A genomic region of Vibrio ziniensis contains the following coding sequences:
- a CDS encoding L-fucose/L-arabinose isomerase family protein, with the protein MKNTLEQTTLAVLFGNRNFFPSYLLDDARKDIQAVCEEMGIKAIMLSDTQTPYGGVETYQHAKIAAELLKAHKEEIQGVLVCLPNFGDEKAIADSIRLSGVNVPVLIQAESDALDKMGLATRRDSFCGKISLCNNLRQYGIPYSLTTQHVCELKSEVFKQDLANFENVCRVVGRMKGCRVGAIGARPASFNTVRYSEKMLERLGITVETIDLSEIFASVESITDGDLRIEEKLSLLKANADTQGIAEDKLITMAKLFVVISQWIADNDIHTTAIQCWTSLQKTLGVNVCSIMSVMSGQLIPSACEVDVMGALSMYALTIASQKPASIADWNNNFGDDRDKCVLFHCGNFATSELDNPFMSTADIIGTTVGCGNTCGAINGRMKPGPLTYFRLSTDDFTGQVKSYVGEGKFVDDELDTVGCRAVVQVKELEGLLAYICNNGFEHHVAMNHSSTSNVLYEAFTKYLGVECYKHS; encoded by the coding sequence ATGAAAAATACACTGGAACAAACTACCCTGGCTGTTTTATTTGGTAACCGTAACTTCTTTCCTAGTTACTTACTGGATGATGCTCGTAAAGATATTCAAGCGGTTTGTGAAGAGATGGGGATCAAAGCGATCATGCTCTCGGATACACAAACACCATATGGCGGTGTTGAAACCTATCAACATGCTAAAATAGCCGCAGAACTTCTTAAAGCACACAAAGAAGAAATTCAAGGCGTATTGGTTTGTTTACCTAACTTTGGTGATGAAAAAGCCATTGCAGATTCTATCCGATTATCGGGTGTGAATGTCCCTGTCCTCATTCAGGCAGAATCTGACGCATTGGATAAAATGGGGTTAGCAACACGTCGTGACAGCTTCTGCGGAAAAATTTCATTGTGTAATAACTTGCGTCAATATGGCATTCCTTATTCTCTTACTACGCAGCATGTCTGCGAGTTAAAGAGCGAAGTGTTTAAGCAAGATTTAGCCAATTTTGAAAACGTATGTCGTGTTGTCGGAAGGATGAAAGGCTGTCGTGTTGGTGCGATTGGCGCTCGTCCAGCTAGCTTCAATACTGTGCGCTATAGCGAAAAGATGCTTGAGCGTCTAGGTATTACTGTTGAAACCATCGACTTATCGGAGATTTTTGCTAGCGTCGAAAGCATTACTGATGGTGATCTGCGTATTGAAGAAAAATTGTCATTGTTGAAAGCGAATGCGGATACTCAAGGCATTGCAGAAGACAAACTGATCACCATGGCAAAACTGTTTGTGGTTATTAGTCAGTGGATTGCTGATAACGATATTCATACCACCGCCATTCAATGTTGGACATCACTACAAAAAACATTGGGTGTAAACGTATGTTCAATCATGAGTGTGATGTCTGGTCAGCTTATCCCAAGTGCTTGTGAAGTGGATGTTATGGGGGCACTGTCTATGTATGCATTGACTATTGCCTCACAGAAACCAGCGTCTATTGCGGATTGGAATAACAACTTTGGTGATGATCGAGACAAATGTGTTCTATTCCATTGTGGTAACTTTGCAACGTCAGAACTGGACAATCCATTTATGAGTACTGCAGATATCATAGGTACTACTGTTGGATGTGGTAACACATGTGGTGCGATCAATGGTCGAATGAAACCAGGACCTCTTACATATTTCCGTTTATCAACGGATGACTTTACTGGACAAGTGAAGTCGTATGTTGGTGAAGGTAAGTTTGTCGATGACGAGCTTGACACGGTTGGTTGTAGAGCTGTTGTTCAAGTTAAAGAGCTTGAAGGATTACTTGCATACATCTGTAACAACGGATTTGAGCACCATGTTGCAATGAACCATTCATCAACTAGCAATGTTCTTTATGAAGCGTTTACTAAATATCTTGGTGTGGAATGTTACAAGCATAGCTAA
- a CDS encoding FGGY family carbohydrate kinase, with protein MSQPFILSIDEGTTNAKAIAVSRSGDVLSKGSVPVELFHPYPGWAEQDPEAIWNATLSAIEACLKQLDSELLAGIAISNQRESVLVWDKKTGQALTPLVSWQCRRSEDICADIAKKPEADIVKKLTGSVIDPLFPASKIRWLLDYLENGTQRAINGELCVGTVDSWLVWKLTDGKQFVTDASNASRYQLFNISTFSWDPLLLDLYQIPEQCLPQVIASTGERGVTAGLSIIKDGVPVLAQVGDSHAALYGQGGFNPGVVKATYGTGSSLMVRINELPKYDFGVSTTVAWDDGKPSLAMEGNITHTGSAIKFISKILGISDINKLSQLAWSVEDSGGVFFVPALAGLGAPYWDAKARGLITGLTDAATPAHIARAAFESVAYQVADLLFSMEASAQISLNELSVDGGPTNNRQLMQFQADLLQKTIVKRDVVEVSALGAAFLAGKALGWWPNEQTLSQLLPESEVIEPNINANVILDNYKLWKQAVNRARFQSNDEEVI; from the coding sequence ATGTCTCAGCCATTCATTCTCTCTATTGACGAGGGGACAACCAACGCAAAGGCTATTGCTGTCAGTAGATCAGGTGACGTTCTGAGTAAAGGTAGTGTTCCTGTAGAGTTGTTTCATCCATACCCTGGTTGGGCTGAACAGGATCCTGAAGCGATTTGGAATGCGACCCTATCTGCGATTGAAGCTTGTTTGAAACAACTCGATTCAGAGTTGTTGGCAGGCATAGCAATCAGCAATCAGCGTGAGTCAGTGTTAGTTTGGGATAAAAAAACAGGTCAGGCATTAACGCCACTTGTGAGCTGGCAGTGTCGTCGCTCGGAAGATATTTGTGCTGATATCGCTAAAAAGCCGGAAGCAGACATAGTCAAGAAGTTAACAGGCTCTGTTATCGACCCTCTGTTTCCTGCCTCTAAAATTCGCTGGCTATTGGATTATTTGGAAAATGGTACACAAAGAGCAATAAATGGCGAGCTGTGTGTCGGTACTGTGGATAGCTGGCTGGTTTGGAAGCTTACTGATGGCAAGCAATTTGTTACCGATGCATCAAATGCTTCACGCTACCAGTTGTTTAACATTAGCACGTTTAGTTGGGATCCCTTGCTGCTTGATCTCTATCAGATACCTGAGCAATGTTTACCCCAAGTCATAGCTTCTACAGGTGAAAGAGGTGTGACAGCTGGTCTGTCAATTATCAAGGATGGTGTTCCCGTCTTGGCGCAAGTTGGCGATTCTCACGCGGCGCTTTATGGGCAAGGCGGCTTCAATCCTGGAGTTGTAAAGGCAACGTACGGTACGGGAAGCTCGCTGATGGTCAGAATCAATGAACTTCCAAAGTATGATTTTGGTGTTTCCACTACGGTAGCTTGGGATGACGGTAAGCCGAGCCTAGCTATGGAAGGTAACATCACTCATACGGGTTCTGCGATTAAGTTTATTTCTAAGATTTTGGGAATATCAGATATCAATAAACTCAGCCAACTGGCTTGGTCAGTAGAAGATAGCGGTGGCGTGTTTTTTGTGCCTGCGTTAGCTGGGCTTGGTGCTCCTTATTGGGATGCTAAGGCAAGAGGCTTAATTACTGGTTTAACTGACGCAGCAACGCCTGCGCATATCGCTCGCGCTGCCTTTGAATCGGTAGCGTACCAAGTTGCAGACTTGCTTTTTTCTATGGAAGCCTCTGCGCAAATCTCACTCAACGAATTATCAGTTGATGGTGGCCCTACAAACAATCGTCAGCTGATGCAGTTTCAAGCAGATCTTTTACAAAAAACAATAGTGAAACGTGATGTGGTTGAAGTCTCTGCTTTGGGCGCAGCGTTTTTAGCTGGTAAAGCTCTTGGCTGGTGGCCGAATGAACAAACGTTATCTCAGTTGCTTCCTGAAAGTGAAGTAATCGAACCTAATATAAATGCGAACGTGATTCTTGATAATTATAAATTATGGAAACAGGCGGTAAACCGTGCTCGTTTTCAATCCAATGACGAAGAGGTCATATAA
- a CDS encoding transketolase family protein, with translation MGNAEHFANIMVERFISAVERGVDLVPVVADSTSTAKIAPFIKAFPDRLVNVGIAEQALVGTAAGLALGGKVAVTCNAAPFLISRANEQVKVDVCYNNTNVKLFGLNSGASYGPLASTHHSIDDISVMRGFGNIEIYAPASPTQCRQIIDYAIEKEGPVYIRMDGKELPELFSDDYSFEPGKVDVLSEGKDILLIGMGSAMHEVVDAAAMLRDQGISSQVVCIASIRPCDVNQIAANLAGFKSVITVEEHNVNGGVGALVSEVIAEFGIGNRLKRLGIADGAYALAADRKSLRAHHGFDAKGICKTALEMVKEN, from the coding sequence ATGGGTAATGCAGAGCATTTTGCAAATATTATGGTCGAGCGTTTCATCTCTGCGGTAGAAAGAGGAGTAGACCTTGTCCCTGTCGTCGCTGACTCAACTTCTACCGCGAAAATCGCGCCGTTTATAAAGGCATTTCCTGATCGTTTAGTGAACGTAGGTATTGCTGAGCAAGCCTTGGTTGGAACCGCCGCTGGTTTGGCTTTAGGTGGCAAAGTAGCCGTTACCTGTAACGCTGCGCCATTTCTAATTTCTCGTGCAAATGAGCAAGTGAAAGTGGATGTATGCTACAACAACACAAATGTTAAGTTGTTCGGCCTAAATTCCGGTGCTAGTTATGGTCCTTTAGCGAGTACGCATCATAGTATTGATGATATCTCTGTTATGCGCGGTTTTGGCAATATTGAAATTTACGCTCCGGCTTCCCCAACGCAGTGTCGTCAAATTATCGATTACGCCATTGAAAAGGAGGGGCCAGTATACATTCGTATGGATGGTAAAGAACTGCCAGAGCTATTTAGTGACGACTACAGTTTCGAGCCAGGCAAAGTCGATGTCTTGTCTGAAGGCAAAGATATTCTGCTTATTGGTATGGGGTCAGCAATGCATGAAGTCGTGGATGCGGCAGCCATGCTTAGAGACCAAGGCATTTCATCGCAAGTGGTGTGCATTGCCTCAATCCGGCCTTGTGACGTGAATCAGATTGCGGCAAACCTTGCCGGATTTAAATCGGTGATCACTGTTGAAGAACATAATGTTAATGGTGGTGTGGGTGCTCTAGTTTCTGAAGTTATTGCAGAGTTTGGCATAGGTAACCGCTTAAAACGTTTGGGCATTGCTGATGGTGCTTATGCACTTGCTGCTGACCGCAAATCATTAAGAGCACACCACGGTTTTGATGCGAAGGGAATTTGTAAAACTGCACTTGAGATGGTAAAGGAGAACTAG
- a CDS encoding transketolase — translation MNPYRLSTDELAKKATDIRKRIVVLNSESPAGGHTGADLSQVEIVTSLYFRILNCSPDRLDDPERDVYIQSKGHAAGGYYCCLAEAGYFPTDWLSSYQHADSKLPGHPVKHKTPGVELNTGALGHGLPVAVGLALAAKKSGSKRKIYVLTGDGELAEGSNWEAALVAAHYGLDNLIIINDKNKLQLAGFTKDIMKTDPLDEKWRAFGMQVTECEGNNVESVVSTLESLHAEGKPHVVIANTIKGAGISFIEGRPEWHHRVPKGDEVTLALEELNHG, via the coding sequence ATGAATCCTTATCGTTTATCAACTGATGAACTTGCTAAGAAAGCCACCGATATTCGCAAACGAATTGTGGTGTTGAACTCTGAAAGCCCAGCTGGTGGTCATACTGGCGCGGACTTATCGCAAGTTGAAATCGTCACATCGTTATATTTTAGAATCTTAAATTGTTCACCAGATCGTTTAGATGACCCAGAGCGAGATGTTTACATTCAGTCAAAAGGTCACGCAGCCGGTGGTTACTACTGCTGTCTTGCTGAAGCGGGATATTTTCCAACGGACTGGTTATCGAGTTACCAACATGCTGATTCCAAGCTACCAGGCCACCCTGTGAAACATAAAACCCCTGGGGTTGAACTGAATACCGGTGCGTTAGGGCATGGCTTACCTGTTGCTGTTGGTTTAGCACTAGCGGCCAAGAAATCCGGCAGCAAACGCAAAATATACGTCCTTACCGGTGATGGCGAACTTGCTGAAGGCAGTAACTGGGAGGCTGCGTTAGTAGCAGCACACTATGGCTTAGACAACTTGATCATCATTAATGATAAGAACAAGTTGCAGCTTGCTGGCTTTACTAAAGACATTATGAAAACGGATCCTCTAGATGAAAAATGGCGCGCATTTGGAATGCAAGTGACTGAGTGTGAAGGTAACAATGTTGAATCAGTTGTTTCGACTCTAGAAAGTTTGCACGCAGAGGGCAAACCTCACGTTGTGATCGCAAATACCATTAAAGGAGCGGGCATTTCGTTCATAGAAGGACGTCCAGAGTGGCATCACCGAGTTCCTAAAGGTGATGAAGTGACATTGGCATTGGAGGAGTTGAATCATGGGTAA
- a CDS encoding ABC transporter permease: MKAKAVEGMTMPQNQFNSANIGLILLKLRTFIALFIILGFFSFTVDGFLAPSSLIIMVKHISINAFLALGITFVIITAGIDLSIGATLGFCGMVAGYMIAKGIVLPMFGIAIFPSVWVIVPVVLVIGGLIGAINGLIITRYNVAPFICTLGTMYVIRGAAMLLSGGETFPGLQGNPQLGNTGFDHIGAGYLFGIPYAIWLMFIVAAIIAYVAKKLPFGRHVYAIGDNERAAELSGVKVNNVKIWVYTISGLCAALAGIVVTSQLVASHPATGTAFEMNAIAAVVLGGTSLAGGRGTVTGTIIGAFVIGILADGLVMMGVSEFWQMVIKGIVIIIAVIIDQMQSKMQYKAAITSQKSVD, from the coding sequence ATTCATTATTTTAGGCTTCTTCTCATTCACTGTGGATGGGTTTTTGGCGCCAAGCAGTTTAATCATTATGGTTAAACATATATCTATCAACGCATTCCTCGCCTTAGGGATTACCTTTGTCATCATCACTGCAGGTATCGATTTGTCTATAGGTGCCACTTTGGGCTTCTGTGGCATGGTCGCTGGCTACATGATTGCAAAAGGTATTGTGTTACCTATGTTTGGTATCGCTATATTCCCAAGTGTCTGGGTAATAGTGCCTGTAGTTTTGGTGATCGGTGGTTTGATAGGTGCAATCAATGGTCTCATCATAACGCGTTACAATGTAGCTCCGTTTATCTGTACTTTGGGTACCATGTATGTGATTCGTGGTGCAGCGATGTTGTTATCAGGAGGAGAAACCTTTCCTGGCCTACAAGGCAATCCACAGCTGGGGAATACCGGATTTGACCACATTGGCGCAGGTTATTTATTTGGTATCCCTTATGCGATTTGGTTGATGTTTATAGTAGCAGCCATCATTGCTTACGTTGCCAAGAAGTTGCCGTTTGGTCGTCATGTCTATGCGATTGGTGATAATGAACGAGCAGCCGAGCTCTCGGGCGTAAAAGTAAACAACGTAAAAATTTGGGTATACACCATCTCTGGCTTGTGTGCGGCATTAGCGGGAATTGTTGTAACGTCTCAACTCGTTGCTAGTCATCCAGCAACAGGTACTGCATTTGAAATGAATGCGATTGCTGCTGTTGTTCTTGGTGGTACATCCCTCGCCGGTGGTCGTGGTACGGTGACTGGTACAATTATCGGTGCATTCGTAATCGGTATTTTGGCTGATGGCTTGGTTATGATGGGGGTTAGTGAGTTCTGGCAAATGGTGATTAAAGGCATCGTGATCATTATTGCTGTCATTATCGATCAGATGCAAAGCAAGATGCAGTACAAGGCTGCAATTACGTCTCAAAAGTCTGTTGACTAG